The following are encoded in a window of Solibacillus sp. FSL R7-0668 genomic DNA:
- a CDS encoding YqgQ family protein, translated as MQSMLDIIHLLKQYGIYIYTKDRIGDLHLMEDEVKELYRSKFIDTKDFQMALLILRQEEQRLKMEKH; from the coding sequence ATGCAATCAATGTTAGATATTATTCACTTATTAAAGCAATATGGCATATACATTTATACGAAGGATCGAATTGGTGACTTACACTTAATGGAAGATGAAGTGAAGGAGCTGTATCGATCGAAATTTATTGATACAAAAGATTTTCAAATGGCGTTATTAATCTTACGACAAGAAGAGCAAAGACTGAAAATGGAAAAACACTAA
- the comGB gene encoding competence type IV pilus assembly protein ComGB translates to MNIPLAKESIWKRELFTRPIIKAHEFPTLLERTATLLNEGYTFAHSIEMLLPYHIKHYEPVQQQVKAILTSGGSVTQVFTFLGLNKQYLISIELAEVSGQLNETIHIVAKQLTFQQQAKAKLLKVLTYPLILFGFLVLLFLAFRTYFLPNMSSVISSRATETATTSIEWSTFFLHIPDFIVIFSMVIIFSLLGFALYVKKKRVDLQLNLLFRIPFLSLFWRLVLTRQFSRNLGNLLLAGLSLQQAFEQLKSQQHQEQIAYIAHILQQRLIFGDTLANAVQIVGYFYPKFEHFIAHGEASGLLGRELVLYCDLLDEKLESIIAKSLAIIQPLLFLIIAVCVIAAYLSILLPMYDVIEFI, encoded by the coding sequence ATGAATATACCTCTAGCTAAAGAATCGATTTGGAAGCGTGAACTATTCACGAGACCGATTATAAAGGCACATGAATTTCCAACATTATTAGAACGCACGGCAACATTATTAAACGAGGGCTACACCTTTGCGCATAGTATTGAAATGTTACTGCCATACCACATCAAACATTATGAGCCCGTTCAACAGCAAGTAAAGGCAATCTTGACGAGTGGTGGGAGTGTGACGCAAGTATTCACATTTCTGGGCCTTAATAAGCAATATTTGATTTCGATCGAGCTAGCTGAAGTTTCGGGTCAATTAAATGAAACGATTCACATTGTGGCCAAGCAGCTCACCTTTCAACAGCAAGCAAAGGCCAAGCTCTTGAAAGTTTTAACTTATCCTTTAATATTGTTTGGATTTTTGGTGCTGCTATTTCTAGCATTTCGTACGTATTTCTTACCGAATATGTCCTCAGTCATTTCCTCTAGAGCTACTGAAACCGCAACAACAAGCATCGAGTGGTCTACATTTTTCTTACACATCCCTGATTTCATTGTGATTTTTAGTATGGTCATAATCTTTTCCTTGCTCGGTTTTGCTCTTTATGTAAAAAAGAAGCGTGTGGATTTACAACTAAATTTATTATTTCGAATCCCTTTTCTTAGTTTATTTTGGCGATTGGTTTTAACGCGGCAGTTTTCGAGAAATCTTGGAAACTTATTGTTGGCGGGCCTGTCTTTGCAACAGGCATTCGAGCAATTAAAATCACAGCAGCACCAAGAGCAGATTGCCTATATTGCGCACATCTTACAGCAGCGGCTTATATTTGGTGATACTTTAGCCAATGCAGTCCAAATCGTGGGTTATTTTTATCCGAAATTCGAGCATTTTATTGCACATGGTGAAGCTAGTGGCTTGTTGGGGAGGGAGCTTGTTTTATATTGTGATTTGCTAGACGAAAAATTAGAAAGCATTATTGCCAAATCATTAGCCATCATTCAGCCTTTGTTATTTTTAATCATTGCTGTATGTGTAATCGCTGCCTATTTAAGCATTTTATTACCAATGTATGATGTAATTGAATTTATTTGA
- a CDS encoding DUF2626 family protein, with amino-acid sequence MSNMYKVMAFWTAVFAVMFYLGGMNEVSLLFVGNTGLFLLLGFLNLSERMYLYIFGAYLTVFFAGFTYFTTFMHTPGGGH; translated from the coding sequence ATGAGCAATATGTATAAAGTTATGGCATTCTGGACAGCTGTTTTCGCCGTTATGTTCTACCTTGGTGGTATGAACGAGGTTTCGCTATTATTCGTAGGTAATACAGGATTATTTTTATTATTAGGCTTCTTAAATCTGTCAGAACGCATGTATCTATACATTTTCGGAGCTTACTTAACTGTTTTCTTCGCAGGATTCACGTATTTTACAACGTTCATGCACACTCCTGGTGGAGGACACTAA
- a CDS encoding MBL fold metallo-hydrolase codes for MLNIRTYPLGPIQTNCYIVSNKNKDCLIFDPGEEGTRIVKELRNNGLKPLAILLTHTHFDHIGAVEALREVFELPLYVHEKEVDWLADPLKNGSGKYAELPNYIVKAPDEAHILRAEGELTIGDFTFDVVHTPGHSPGSVSFIFKEDGFAIVGDTLFERSIGRTDLIGGSTQVLLKSIHDKLLTLPEDTIIYPGHGGYTTPAAEMDQNPFLNGF; via the coding sequence ATGCTGAATATCCGTACTTACCCACTCGGACCAATCCAAACAAATTGCTATATTGTCAGTAATAAGAATAAAGATTGTTTAATTTTTGATCCAGGTGAAGAAGGAACACGTATTGTAAAAGAGCTACGAAATAATGGACTAAAGCCGCTCGCGATTTTATTAACGCACACACATTTTGATCATATTGGGGCAGTTGAGGCGTTACGAGAAGTATTTGAGCTCCCGTTATATGTACATGAAAAGGAAGTGGACTGGTTAGCAGATCCTCTCAAAAACGGCTCTGGAAAATATGCTGAGTTGCCAAACTACATTGTAAAAGCACCGGACGAAGCGCATATTCTTCGTGCAGAAGGGGAATTAACGATTGGTGATTTCACCTTTGATGTCGTACATACACCAGGACATTCTCCAGGCAGTGTGTCGTTTATCTTTAAAGAAGATGGCTTTGCAATTGTAGGGGATACATTGTTTGAACGAAGTATAGGTCGTACAGACTTGATTGGGGGATCGACGCAAGTATTGCTGAAGTCGATTCATGATAAACTGCTCACATTGCCTGAGGATACAATTATTTATCCGGGTCATGGAGGCTATACAACACCAGCTGCTGAAATGGATCAAAATCCGTTTTTAAATGGCTTCTAA
- a CDS encoding helix-turn-helix transcriptional regulator — protein sequence MLHPIKITSTLADETRFSIYEYMLQHKKLFTVQEIADEFQIHSNVARLHLTKLAEIGAISAEFLKTGKGGRPGRVYRIKQEGIQLSFPYRDNSTILKWCIQLIDQLGEEALQQAKKISYEDGRQMMQQLIHTQKDTLPLSFDEKLAILTKSAQQIGYIPEVIHEAHSKSLLFSIYNCPFHEQMKENGEITCQLHESFLRGQVEILFGDSEFAHFESMLHHCDFCKYKITIRS from the coding sequence ATGCTACATCCAATAAAAATAACTAGTACTTTAGCCGATGAAACACGTTTTTCAATTTACGAATACATGTTACAGCATAAAAAACTTTTTACGGTTCAGGAAATTGCCGATGAATTCCAAATCCATTCGAATGTAGCGCGCCTACACTTAACGAAGCTTGCAGAAATCGGGGCAATCTCAGCTGAATTTCTTAAGACGGGGAAAGGTGGACGCCCCGGTCGAGTTTACCGAATCAAACAAGAAGGGATTCAACTTAGCTTTCCATATCGCGACAATTCGACGATTTTGAAGTGGTGCATTCAATTAATCGATCAACTTGGCGAGGAGGCACTACAACAAGCAAAAAAAATTAGCTATGAGGATGGGCGTCAAATGATGCAACAACTTATCCATACCCAAAAGGACACTTTGCCATTATCATTTGATGAAAAATTAGCCATTTTAACAAAAAGTGCTCAACAAATTGGCTATATTCCAGAAGTCATTCATGAAGCACATTCCAAGAGTTTATTATTTTCCATTTATAATTGCCCTTTTCATGAGCAAATGAAGGAAAATGGCGAAATCACATGTCAGCTACACGAATCATTTTTACGCGGACAAGTTGAAATATTATTTGGTGACAGCGAATTCGCACATTTCGAAAGTATGCTGCATCATTGTGACTTTTGCAAATATAAAATTACGATACGCAGTTGA
- a CDS encoding 5-formyltetrahydrofolate cyclo-ligase — MDKKQLRNSVLQQLNNMPYQQYRERSYAIAQNLLQQSAIIQATTIGITLSNKPEVDTSFIIEQLWKMNKKVAVPKCNASDRTMQFYEIDTFAQTERAYQNILEPIPALCEPVEKQQMDVIIVPGVVFDKRGYRIGFGGGYYDRYLQHYTGMKIALAFEEQVINEVPRESHDLPVHIIVGEHNCMNCGQ, encoded by the coding sequence ATGGATAAAAAACAGCTTCGAAATTCCGTTTTGCAGCAACTAAATAATATGCCCTATCAGCAGTATCGGGAGCGCTCCTATGCGATTGCACAAAATTTATTGCAACAGTCGGCCATTATTCAGGCGACGACAATCGGTATTACTTTATCTAACAAACCAGAAGTGGATACAAGTTTTATAATTGAGCAATTGTGGAAAATGAATAAAAAAGTCGCTGTCCCAAAATGCAATGCATCCGATCGTACTATGCAATTTTACGAAATCGATACGTTTGCTCAAACAGAACGGGCTTATCAAAATATTTTAGAACCGATTCCAGCCCTTTGTGAGCCGGTGGAAAAGCAACAGATGGATGTCATCATTGTACCGGGTGTCGTTTTTGATAAAAGGGGCTATCGTATTGGATTTGGTGGGGGCTATTACGACCGCTATTTACAGCATTATACAGGGATGAAAATCGCCCTGGCATTTGAAGAACAAGTAATAAACGAAGTACCGCGAGAATCACATGATTTGCCGGTACATATAATAGTAGGAGAGCACAATTGTATGAATTGTGGGCAATGA
- a CDS encoding DUF2759 domain-containing protein codes for MNLLMVIFGLIAIFGVVGIFQSIKEKNLLAVLFNAAAAGVFGWFVIMTILNQGYPPVSH; via the coding sequence ATGAACTTATTAATGGTTATTTTTGGCTTAATTGCAATTTTTGGCGTAGTTGGCATATTCCAATCAATCAAAGAAAAAAACCTCTTAGCTGTGTTATTTAACGCCGCTGCTGCAGGTGTTTTCGGTTGGTTCGTTATTATGACGATTCTCAATCAAGGTTATCCACCAGTTAGTCACTAA
- a CDS encoding prepilin-type N-terminal cleavage/methylation domain-containing protein, with product MKNENGFTLVEMLVVLFIISVENI from the coding sequence ATGAAAAACGAAAATGGATTTACTTTAGTAGAGATGTTGGTGGTACTTTTTATCATATCCGTTGAGAATATATAA
- the comGA gene encoding competence type IV pilus ATPase ComGA, which translates to MEQEAIIEQKCIELIQQAIDFQASDIHLLPKEDHYQIMFRKYGHFQKIRESPSELSIRMISYFKFLSALDISEKRKPQSGAFQKQFHDFHYSFRISSLPSAYLKESLAIRILKQNHAIPLQDLCHFQESAQLLERFVQQDSGLILISGATGSGKTTTLYSLLHYCANQLNRHVITIEDPVESVQPELLQIQVNERAGVTYAASLKAVLRHSPQVLMIGEIRDKETAKIAIESAFTGHLVISTIHAKDSINCLYRLHDLSVSYEEMRQMMRAVICQTLVEQGGEYKALFELLHGQDLDDVFEAIRNNAAYQLSTEATLLGQKNKLSGGRYEYTSS; encoded by the coding sequence ATCGAACAAGAAGCAATTATTGAACAAAAGTGCATTGAGCTCATTCAGCAAGCCATTGATTTTCAAGCCTCAGACATACATTTACTGCCCAAAGAAGACCATTATCAAATTATGTTTCGCAAATATGGTCACTTTCAAAAAATACGAGAAAGTCCAAGCGAGCTTTCCATCCGTATGATTTCTTATTTTAAATTTTTATCTGCACTCGATATTAGTGAAAAGCGCAAACCTCAAAGTGGCGCCTTTCAAAAACAATTCCATGATTTTCATTACTCCTTTAGAATCTCATCCTTGCCATCCGCCTACTTAAAAGAAAGCCTCGCCATTCGAATTTTAAAGCAGAACCATGCCATCCCCTTACAGGATTTATGCCATTTTCAAGAAAGCGCACAGCTGCTAGAGCGTTTTGTACAGCAGGACAGTGGTCTGATCCTAATAAGTGGTGCGACAGGCAGTGGTAAAACAACGACATTATATTCCTTGCTACATTATTGCGCGAATCAGCTAAATCGCCATGTCATCACGATTGAGGACCCGGTTGAAAGTGTCCAACCGGAGCTACTTCAAATTCAAGTGAATGAAAGGGCAGGTGTCACGTATGCGGCCTCATTAAAAGCGGTGTTACGTCATTCGCCACAAGTATTGATGATTGGTGAAATACGCGATAAGGAAACGGCGAAGATTGCGATTGAATCCGCCTTTACGGGTCATTTAGTCATCTCAACAATTCACGCGAAGGATAGCATTAATTGCTTATATCGCTTACATGATTTATCTGTTTCTTATGAGGAAATGCGTCAAATGATGCGCGCGGTTATTTGTCAAACATTAGTGGAGCAGGGTGGGGAATATAAGGCGTTATTCGAGTTGCTGCATGGTCAGGACTTGGACGATGTGTTTGAAGCCATCCGAAATAATGCGGCTTATCAATTATCCACAGAGGCTACACTTCTAGGGCAAAAGAATAAATTGTCAGGAGGGCGCTATGAATATACCTCTAGCTAA
- a CDS encoding LTA synthase family protein, protein MKSLKWPKHSILAIAVIATWIKTVIVYVTSFDMDVENAMQMLILIINPLSFLLFFYGLSLFFKSPKAQNRYIVGGSILLALILYGNVAFYRFYNDFVTLPVLFQTSNFGELGTSAAAIINWIDILYFVDVFIIFIALKYLPKVQNVTPVRKDARKAYFVLATAVLFLNLGLAETERPQLLTRAFDRELLVKNIGTYNYHLYDIYVQSKSSAQRALADGSELVEVSNYVRANQAEPNVQMFGKYEGRNVIAVSLESLQTFVINNEMNGEVITPFLNSLTQDKDTYYFNNFYHQTGLGKTSDSEFIFENSLFGLGRGAVFFTHGENTYNSFAERLGENDYYTNVMHANNKSFWNRDMIYNSFNLDNFYDIESYNVNDENSVNWGLKDIPFFEQSTALMKEMPQPFYSRLITLTNHYPFYLDPEDVMINEFNSNSGTLNRYFQTVRYLDESVKVFFEDLKEQGLYENSIIVMYGDHYGISENHNKAMAQYLGKEEITPYDSALLQSVPLFIHIPGSNDGQVMEAVSGQLDLRPTLLHLLGIDTSKDMQLGADLFSEEHEDFVIFRDGRFITDKVVYAGEVCYDRETGVEVDIAGCQPYIERATKELGYSDQIINGDLLRFYDVETGNLTVEEK, encoded by the coding sequence ATGAAAAGTCTTAAGTGGCCTAAACATTCGATATTAGCGATTGCTGTAATAGCAACTTGGATTAAGACGGTTATTGTCTACGTAACTAGCTTTGATATGGATGTAGAAAATGCGATGCAAATGTTAATTTTAATCATTAACCCGCTAAGCTTCTTGTTATTTTTCTACGGTCTATCATTATTCTTTAAATCTCCAAAAGCTCAAAATCGTTATATCGTAGGCGGCAGTATTTTACTTGCGTTAATTCTCTATGGGAATGTAGCATTTTACCGATTCTATAATGACTTTGTTACATTGCCTGTATTGTTCCAAACAAGTAACTTTGGGGAATTAGGGACATCTGCTGCGGCTATTATTAACTGGATCGATATTTTATACTTTGTCGATGTATTCATCATTTTCATCGCATTGAAATATTTACCGAAAGTTCAAAACGTTACGCCAGTGCGCAAAGATGCTCGTAAAGCTTACTTTGTATTGGCGACAGCTGTCTTATTTTTAAACTTAGGGTTAGCTGAAACGGAGCGTCCACAATTATTAACACGTGCATTTGACCGTGAATTATTAGTGAAAAATATCGGGACATACAACTATCATCTTTATGATATTTATGTGCAATCAAAATCATCTGCGCAACGTGCGTTAGCAGACGGCAGTGAATTAGTCGAAGTAAGCAACTATGTTCGTGCCAATCAAGCAGAACCAAACGTCCAAATGTTTGGTAAGTATGAAGGGCGTAACGTCATTGCGGTGTCATTAGAATCATTACAGACGTTTGTAATTAACAATGAAATGAATGGCGAAGTGATTACACCATTTTTAAACTCATTAACACAGGATAAAGACACGTATTATTTTAATAATTTCTACCACCAAACAGGCTTAGGGAAAACATCGGATTCAGAGTTTATTTTTGAAAACTCATTATTCGGATTAGGTCGTGGTGCGGTATTCTTCACACATGGTGAAAATACGTACAACTCATTTGCAGAAAGATTAGGCGAAAATGATTACTACACAAATGTCATGCATGCCAACAACAAATCATTCTGGAATCGTGACATGATTTACAATTCATTCAATTTAGATAACTTTTATGATATTGAATCCTATAATGTGAATGATGAGAACTCAGTGAACTGGGGATTAAAGGATATCCCATTCTTTGAGCAATCAACAGCATTGATGAAGGAAATGCCACAGCCGTTTTATAGCCGTTTAATTACATTAACGAATCACTATCCATTCTATTTAGATCCGGAAGACGTGATGATTAATGAATTCAATTCAAATTCAGGTACATTAAATCGTTATTTCCAAACGGTTCGTTATTTAGATGAATCTGTAAAGGTGTTTTTCGAGGATTTAAAAGAACAAGGGTTATATGAAAACTCCATTATTGTCATGTATGGTGACCACTATGGGATTTCTGAAAACCATAATAAAGCAATGGCGCAATATTTAGGGAAAGAGGAAATTACGCCTTATGACAGTGCGTTATTACAATCGGTACCGCTCTTCATCCATATTCCAGGCTCAAATGATGGACAAGTGATGGAAGCCGTTTCAGGGCAATTAGATCTACGTCCAACATTATTGCATTTATTAGGGATTGACACATCTAAGGACATGCAGTTAGGGGCAGACTTATTCTCTGAGGAGCATGAGGACTTTGTAATATTCCGTGACGGTCGATTTATTACGGATAAGGTAGTTTATGCTGGGGAAGTATGCTATGACCGTGAAACAGGCGTAGAGGTCGACATCGCGGGCTGTCAGCCATATATTGAGCGAGCAACAAAAGAGTTAGGCTATTCGGATCAAATTATTAACGGCGATTTACTACGCTTCTATGATGTTGAAACGGGGAATCTAACAGTAGAGGAAAAATAA
- the rpmG gene encoding 50S ribosomal protein L33 — protein sequence MRVNITLACTDCGERNYISKKNKRNNPERLELKKYCSREKKYTLHRETK from the coding sequence ATGCGCGTAAACATTACTTTAGCTTGCACAGACTGCGGCGAACGTAACTACATTTCTAAAAAGAACAAGCGTAACAATCCAGAGCGTCTTGAACTTAAAAAATATTGCTCTCGCGAGAAGAAGTACACTCTTCACCGTGAAACAAAGTAA
- a CDS encoding recombinase family protein, which yields MAQEIKARNVLCVAIYIRVSTKGQEDKYSLAAQEHELTLYAKSQKWTIVKIFKDVDSGAKFDKKGLNALLDCVDDGLVDIVLVADQDRLSRLDTIDWEILKDALRENKVKIAEPGTIINLENEDDEFLSDLKNILAKRERRKIRRRYMRGLRQYVREGGIYGRIPYEYLYNKQTKELSINEQFAWVIPFIDDLFLQGFGTSSIATELNKISRTPGGAKWHANTVYQRLRNPAYCGDYSVTFSNGETIVNKEKYPQLRTVETFERIKYLIETNTKPFPTTRKNHHPLARLHITCAECGRKIALQQGEKSQYGGYRWYLAHNFGLATPCPLDQKYNAVRITRPLVLAVKNILLSEDTAKNYLDIEFKDESQIALLEQKILNLQKMISDNNGKIDKLLDLYLDTKLTKDKYEEKVNSIETENKSLKVNYDEINTKIELMKAEKYSYDALIENLAVVEEHLSTIHRIDTEYSEKDKEDLIAALFENALLSPADNTITFKFTTFNNFPIDLTVAIDETNQEYEERLLQQQKERYNSTQAILDAQPTPISFMELKRLTGLNAQTLRLDEERFGTYRNMKLGKGSPERKAEIVKGIKRLISKNPNITSLDIAKELGSSQGTILKYIKENNLREGRQRKG from the coding sequence ATGGCTCAGGAAATCAAAGCAAGAAACGTATTGTGTGTAGCGATTTACATTCGCGTATCCACTAAAGGCCAAGAAGACAAATACAGTTTAGCTGCACAAGAACACGAATTGACACTTTATGCAAAATCGCAAAAATGGACAATAGTAAAGATATTTAAAGATGTAGATAGTGGAGCTAAATTTGATAAAAAAGGGCTCAACGCTTTACTGGATTGTGTAGACGATGGACTTGTGGATATTGTACTTGTAGCTGACCAAGACCGCCTATCTCGCTTGGACACAATAGACTGGGAAATTCTAAAAGATGCACTTCGCGAAAATAAGGTTAAAATTGCCGAACCTGGAACAATCATTAACTTAGAAAATGAAGATGATGAATTTCTATCGGATTTGAAAAATATTCTTGCGAAGCGTGAACGAAGAAAAATCAGACGGCGATATATGCGTGGTTTACGTCAATATGTACGTGAAGGTGGAATCTATGGACGTATCCCCTATGAATATCTTTACAATAAGCAAACGAAAGAGTTATCGATAAATGAGCAATTTGCGTGGGTTATACCATTCATTGACGATTTATTTTTACAAGGTTTCGGGACATCCAGCATTGCAACAGAGTTAAATAAAATTTCACGCACACCTGGTGGCGCCAAATGGCATGCTAATACGGTTTATCAAAGGTTGCGTAATCCTGCTTATTGCGGTGATTACAGTGTGACTTTCTCAAATGGCGAAACAATTGTTAATAAAGAAAAATATCCGCAGTTGCGAACAGTAGAAACGTTTGAACGTATAAAATACTTGATTGAAACCAATACAAAACCATTTCCCACAACTCGCAAAAACCATCACCCATTGGCGAGACTGCACATCACATGCGCTGAGTGTGGACGCAAAATAGCATTACAACAAGGTGAGAAATCCCAGTACGGTGGCTATCGATGGTATTTAGCACATAATTTCGGACTAGCAACTCCATGTCCATTAGACCAAAAGTATAATGCTGTACGTATTACGCGTCCGCTTGTATTAGCTGTTAAAAATATTTTATTAAGTGAGGACACAGCGAAAAATTATCTTGATATTGAATTTAAAGACGAATCACAAATCGCTCTGCTCGAGCAAAAAATATTAAATTTGCAAAAAATGATAAGTGATAATAACGGTAAAATCGACAAGTTGCTGGATTTATATTTAGATACTAAGTTAACGAAAGATAAATACGAAGAAAAAGTAAATTCGATAGAAACTGAAAACAAAAGTTTAAAAGTTAATTATGATGAGATAAATACAAAAATCGAATTGATGAAGGCAGAAAAATATAGCTATGATGCTCTAATTGAAAATTTAGCTGTAGTAGAAGAGCACCTTTCGACTATCCATCGAATCGATACCGAATACAGCGAGAAAGATAAAGAAGATTTGATTGCAGCGTTATTTGAAAACGCGCTTCTTTCACCTGCAGATAATACGATTACTTTTAAATTCACTACGTTTAATAATTTTCCTATCGATTTAACGGTTGCCATCGATGAAACGAATCAGGAATATGAAGAACGTTTATTACAACAGCAAAAAGAACGCTACAATTCCACACAAGCGATTTTGGATGCCCAGCCTACCCCAATTAGCTTTATGGAGTTAAAACGTCTTACTGGATTAAATGCACAGACATTACGGTTAGATGAAGAACGCTTTGGAACATATCGAAATATGAAATTAGGTAAAGGCAGCCCTGAAAGAAAAGCCGAAATTGTAAAAGGTATTAAAAGGCTGATTTCAAAGAATCCAAACATAACGAGCTTAGATATTGCGAAGGAATTAGGTAGTTCTCAAGGAACAATTCTAAAATATATTAAAGAGAACAATTTGCGCGAAGGTAGACAACGCAAGGGTTAA
- a CDS encoding MFS transporter: MEYIKKGTKEFTFTNLALFAAGFITFANLYSTQPLMPQFTKDYGISPAVASLSLSVTTSMLAFSLLLFGSLSEAWGRKKLMTVSIFVASLLTIVLAFSPNFEMLLLLRLVQGFVFAGVPAIAMAYLGEEMEPASLGAAMGLYISGNAIGGLSGRVIMGTMTHYFDWHIGMLVLGMLSLIICAYFVWALPQSKHFTAQPLQFLTLTKSLLHHIKNGKLLCLFGIGFTLMGSFVTMFNYIGFKLVEPPYNLSTVIVGWIFVVYLVGSWSSAWFGTLSDRFGRQNVLYSGVVIMLSGALLTMPHSLWINIIGLVIFTFGFFGSHSTASAWVSATAKKDKAQASSLYLFAYYIGSSIGGTAGGVFWSTFSWTGVILFITSALVLTLVLTAVIQIITSSKKVHSEITL; this comes from the coding sequence GTGGAATACATAAAAAAAGGAACAAAAGAGTTTACATTTACGAATTTGGCATTGTTTGCGGCTGGATTTATAACATTTGCTAATCTATATAGTACACAGCCGCTCATGCCTCAATTCACAAAAGATTACGGGATTTCACCGGCAGTCGCCAGTTTATCATTATCGGTAACGACTAGTATGCTCGCATTTAGTTTACTCTTATTCGGGTCATTGTCAGAAGCTTGGGGACGAAAAAAATTAATGACCGTTTCCATTTTTGTTGCATCCCTTCTAACAATCGTACTTGCATTTTCTCCTAATTTTGAAATGCTTCTTTTATTACGTCTTGTACAGGGATTTGTTTTTGCAGGAGTACCCGCCATTGCTATGGCCTATTTAGGGGAAGAAATGGAGCCTGCAAGTCTTGGGGCTGCAATGGGACTATACATTAGTGGAAACGCAATTGGTGGGCTATCAGGGCGCGTCATCATGGGCACGATGACACATTATTTTGATTGGCATATCGGTATGCTTGTGCTCGGCATGCTCAGCTTAATCATTTGTGCGTATTTCGTTTGGGCATTGCCACAATCAAAGCATTTTACAGCTCAACCATTACAATTTTTAACTTTAACGAAATCATTATTACACCATATAAAAAACGGCAAGCTCCTCTGTTTATTTGGAATTGGCTTTACGCTGATGGGGAGCTTTGTCACGATGTTCAACTATATAGGCTTCAAGCTAGTTGAGCCTCCGTACAATTTAAGCACGGTAATCGTCGGCTGGATTTTTGTTGTTTATTTAGTTGGTTCATGGAGTTCCGCATGGTTTGGGACTTTATCGGATCGTTTTGGTCGTCAGAATGTTTTATATAGCGGGGTAGTTATTATGTTAAGCGGTGCTTTGCTCACAATGCCCCATAGTTTATGGATCAACATTATCGGACTTGTTATTTTTACTTTCGGCTTTTTTGGCTCTCACTCAACCGCGAGTGCATGGGTATCAGCTACCGCAAAAAAAGATAAGGCTCAGGCATCTTCCCTATACTTATTTGCTTATTACATCGGATCAAGCATCGGGGGAACGGCTGGTGGTGTGTTTTGGTCAACGTTTAGCTGGACAGGTGTCATATTATTTATAACAAGCGCTCTTGTTCTTACACTCGTTTTAACTGCCGTAATTCAAATCATCACTTCAAGCAAAAAAGTTCATTCTGAAATAACTCTATAA